The following proteins are encoded in a genomic region of Paenibacillus sp. FSL H3-0469:
- a CDS encoding MurR/RpiR family transcriptional regulator translates to MSPILHVLEHDKPKLSQMERKLAERILASPGEIVHMGITELAEECGISTATITRFCKALHFKGYPDFKLKLAAELAHSDGSPETGSSSYQDIVAGNPLQFIVEAMQANHLASIRDTTSLLDLGRLQQVIDLLCRARRVDLYGMATSSIVAQDFYQKLIRIGVNCTAFADSHMQITSASSLSSGDVAFAVSYSGETPETVDALTCAAASGAATVSLTSYGSSTLATLADFPLFSSSLEQGMRRGDMASRIAQLHIIDILFTGMVSTRFGDFIPKLEQSYRNVQHYRHKRGGQI, encoded by the coding sequence TTGTCTCCCATTCTGCATGTTCTGGAGCATGACAAGCCCAAGCTGTCGCAAATGGAACGCAAGCTGGCTGAGCGCATTCTGGCCTCGCCCGGGGAAATTGTCCATATGGGCATCACGGAGCTGGCGGAGGAATGCGGCATCAGCACGGCGACGATTACGCGGTTCTGCAAAGCGCTGCACTTCAAGGGTTATCCCGATTTCAAGCTCAAGCTGGCAGCTGAGCTGGCGCATAGCGACGGCTCGCCGGAGACCGGCAGCTCCTCTTATCAGGACATCGTGGCCGGCAATCCGCTGCAATTCATTGTAGAGGCCATGCAGGCCAACCACCTGGCCTCGATCCGGGACACTACCTCGCTGCTGGATCTGGGACGGCTGCAGCAGGTCATTGATCTGCTGTGCCGGGCGCGGCGGGTCGATCTGTACGGGATGGCTACGTCGTCCATCGTGGCCCAGGATTTCTATCAGAAGCTGATCCGCATTGGCGTGAACTGCACCGCTTTTGCCGATTCCCATATGCAGATCACTTCCGCTTCCTCGCTCTCTTCCGGCGATGTGGCCTTCGCAGTCTCTTATTCGGGGGAGACCCCGGAGACGGTCGATGCCTTAACCTGTGCAGCCGCAAGCGGCGCAGCTACGGTGTCGTTAACCTCATACGGAAGCAGTACTTTGGCTACACTCGCTGATTTTCCGCTGTTCTCCTCGTCTCTTGAGCAGGGCATGCGGCGCGGCGATATGGCGTCACGGATCGCACAGCTGCATATTATCGATATTCTGTTCACCGGCATGGTCAGTACCCGGTTCGGGGATTTCATCCCCAAGCTTGAGCAATCTTATCGGAACGTCCAACATTACCGTCATAAACGGGGAGGTCAAATCTAA
- the nagB gene encoding glucosamine-6-phosphate deaminase yields the protein MNILKFQHEEDFAATGANLIASLLQSNPRAVLGLATGSSPVGVYEKLVEMHRKGNVSFAKASSFNLDEYVGLPVDHPQSYRSFMNEHLFNHIDIDLARTHVPNGNAPDLAAECRAYDKLLEDNGPVDLQILGIGSNGHIGFNEPDASLSSGTHVVDLLEETLEANARFFDRVEDVPRQAVTMGIGGILKAKQIVLLVRGEEKAEAVKNALEGPITTQCPASLLQSHPNVVVLLDEGAAKWLK from the coding sequence ATGAATATTTTGAAATTTCAGCATGAAGAAGATTTCGCAGCCACAGGAGCTAACCTGATCGCCAGTCTGCTGCAGAGTAATCCCAGAGCCGTTCTTGGTCTGGCTACCGGAAGCTCGCCTGTCGGGGTGTACGAGAAGCTGGTGGAGATGCACCGCAAGGGCAATGTCAGCTTCGCCAAAGCCTCTTCCTTCAACCTGGACGAATATGTCGGACTGCCGGTGGACCATCCTCAGAGCTACCGGAGCTTCATGAATGAGCATCTGTTCAATCATATCGATATCGACCTGGCCCGCACCCATGTACCTAACGGAAATGCTCCCGACCTTGCGGCCGAATGCCGTGCGTATGACAAGCTGCTGGAGGATAACGGTCCGGTGGATCTGCAGATCCTCGGCATCGGCAGCAACGGCCATATCGGCTTCAACGAGCCGGATGCCAGCCTGAGCAGCGGAACCCATGTGGTCGATCTGCTGGAAGAGACCCTGGAAGCCAATGCCCGCTTCTTCGACCGTGTAGAGGATGTTCCGCGTCAGGCGGTAACGATGGGCATCGGCGGGATTCTCAAAGCGAAGCAGATTGTACTGCTTGTCCGCGGGGAAGAGAAGGCGGAAGCGGTTAAAAATGCGCTGGAGGGTCCAATCACCACCCAGTGTCCCGCCTCGCTGCTGCAGAGCCATCCGAATGTGGTCGTCCTGCTGGATGAAGGAGCTGCCAAATGGCTGAAATAA
- the nagA gene encoding N-acetylglucosamine-6-phosphate deacetylase gives MAEINGTRGELLYGKVLTPDGIIEQGVVAVAEGLIQYAGEASWLPAAYEGWQTTTREAQGLLIPGFVDVHVHGGAGHDFMYSDADALDTITRFHASHGTTSMLATTMTAAKADIDQVLAEVDAYRSREGGMPYARLAGVHLEGPFISVRWPGAQNPEHIVPANIEWLEEWEGKYPGMIRQVTLAPEREAALEAIQWLRKHGITAALGHTDATFEQVITAADAGLNQAVHMFNAMTPLHHRKPGTAGAVLFDPRIRAEVIADGIHVHPAAISLITRLKNNHNLLLITDAMSATGLSDGEYAIGDLPVIVKDGIATLKEHPESLAGSTLTMISGFRYLVQEVGLSLLEASQAASLNPALSLGMQRSIGTLEAGKRGDILQLDQDLNLRGVWIGGRKLEA, from the coding sequence ATGGCTGAAATAAACGGTACGCGCGGAGAATTGTTGTACGGCAAAGTGCTGACTCCTGACGGAATTATTGAGCAGGGTGTAGTTGCCGTAGCGGAAGGCTTGATCCAATATGCCGGAGAAGCTTCCTGGCTGCCCGCAGCTTATGAGGGCTGGCAGACAACCACCCGGGAGGCGCAAGGTCTGCTGATCCCCGGATTCGTCGATGTGCATGTGCACGGCGGAGCCGGACATGACTTCATGTACAGCGATGCAGATGCTCTTGACACCATCACACGGTTCCACGCCTCACACGGGACGACCTCTATGCTGGCTACAACCATGACGGCTGCCAAGGCAGACATCGATCAGGTGCTGGCTGAGGTGGATGCTTATCGTTCCCGTGAAGGCGGCATGCCTTATGCAAGGCTGGCAGGTGTACATCTGGAGGGACCGTTCATCAGCGTACGATGGCCTGGAGCGCAGAATCCTGAGCATATCGTGCCAGCTAATATAGAGTGGCTGGAGGAATGGGAGGGCAAGTATCCGGGAATGATCCGTCAGGTCACCCTGGCTCCCGAGCGTGAAGCTGCCCTGGAAGCGATCCAGTGGCTGCGCAAGCATGGCATTACGGCTGCGCTTGGCCACACAGATGCCACATTCGAGCAGGTGATTACCGCTGCCGATGCCGGCCTGAACCAGGCAGTGCACATGTTCAATGCCATGACACCGCTGCATCACCGCAAGCCGGGAACGGCCGGTGCCGTCCTGTTCGATCCCCGGATCAGAGCCGAGGTCATTGCCGACGGAATCCATGTTCATCCGGCAGCCATCAGCCTGATTACCCGGCTCAAGAACAATCACAATCTGCTGCTGATCACAGATGCCATGTCAGCAACCGGACTCAGCGACGGAGAATATGCGATCGGTGATCTGCCTGTGATTGTCAAGGACGGCATAGCCACGCTGAAGGAGCATCCTGAATCACTGGCCGGCAGCACACTGACGATGATTAGCGGGTTCCGTTATCTGGTGCAGGAGGTCGGTCTCAGCCTGCTGGAAGCCTCACAGGCTGCCAGCCTTAATCCGGCGCTGTCACTCGGCATGCAGCGGTCTATCGGAACGCTTGAAGCAGGGAAGCGCGGCGATATTCTGCAGCTGGACCAAGATCTGAATCTGCGCGGCGTATGGATCGGCGGACGCAAGCTGGAAGCCTAA
- a CDS encoding YhcN/YlaJ family sporulation lipoprotein, with amino-acid sequence MLRSKFGLSVSAALLAGALSMTGCSAGHSSDNGNMQTKSVRGTDGRIHVNSTRDMKRDDDFGSMEMSKELADRVAAMPEVRSANVIMVGRSAYVAVMLENVSGGVHTRSTTRGKDTGRGTAAGVPGMTGTGGSMAGIPGSLTGTGTVGGTGMAAPDDYPGNGNNGIMSRSNMGDDTDTLPGGIKNKIAAEVKKGNTYVGNVYVSANPDFVERADYYAREFRAGHPLRGFANEFRIMAERIFPARSGQ; translated from the coding sequence ATGTTGCGATCGAAATTCGGCTTGTCCGTGTCTGCTGCCTTGCTGGCCGGCGCCTTAAGTATGACCGGCTGCAGTGCCGGCCATTCGTCAGATAATGGCAATATGCAGACGAAAAGTGTGCGGGGGACAGACGGGCGAATCCACGTGAACTCCACACGGGACATGAAGCGTGACGATGACTTCGGCAGCATGGAGATGAGCAAGGAATTGGCTGACCGTGTAGCGGCCATGCCGGAAGTCCGTTCCGCTAACGTTATTATGGTCGGCCGAAGCGCATATGTCGCTGTAATGCTGGAGAATGTTTCGGGCGGGGTACACACCCGGAGTACCACCCGCGGGAAAGATACAGGAAGAGGAACTGCTGCGGGTGTTCCCGGGATGACAGGGACAGGAGGCTCCATGGCGGGCATTCCGGGAAGTCTGACAGGCACCGGAACCGTTGGCGGTACAGGCATGGCGGCTCCCGATGATTATCCGGGGAACGGCAATAACGGGATTATGTCCAGAAGCAATATGGGGGATGATACAGACACGCTTCCCGGGGGAATCAAGAATAAAATCGCCGCAGAGGTTAAAAAAGGCAACACATACGTCGGAAATGTGTATGTCTCGGCGAACCCGGATTTCGTGGAACGGGCCGATTATTATGCCCGGGAATTCCGTGCTGGGCACCCGCTCAGAGGCTTCGCGAATGAATTCCGTATCATGGCGGAACGGATTTTCCCTGCCCGCAGCGGACAGTAA
- a CDS encoding glycosyltransferase family 4 protein, whose product MKILFTFYVPSGGVETLNRLRCESLQKNGIECHVLYLMPGSGTNNSVSFPVFITSQDEDIRAILNTNHYDAIIVTSDYLLLERLRRLGYGGILIYESQGLGTRSEARNIIIESVPYLQSFCNAVLIPPTDHLLELFIEICPWLQRYIIPNLVDVQEFRYIPAEAPVDPVIAWVGRLESNKNWSEYLKIAHHIRKAKPNLHLWMFHDPALASDDQKEAFNAELHSLGLNDRLIVFTNVPNQMMPVYYSSIAASGGFLLSSSVTEGFGYAVAEAVCCSCPVLSTDSDGVRSFITHNITGKFYPLGNVEAAVNEGLELMNNIPLREAICYQGRQHMVTHFGFDQYAHSFREMMNSFSIF is encoded by the coding sequence TTGAAAATTCTATTTACGTTTTATGTACCAAGCGGCGGGGTGGAGACCCTGAACAGGCTGCGGTGTGAGAGTCTTCAAAAGAACGGCATCGAATGCCATGTACTCTATCTCATGCCGGGGTCCGGCACCAACAATAGTGTAAGCTTCCCGGTATTTATCACTTCGCAGGATGAAGATATCAGGGCTATACTGAATACTAATCATTATGACGCCATCATCGTAACCTCCGATTACCTGCTGCTGGAACGTCTGCGCCGGCTGGGGTATGGCGGTATCCTGATCTATGAATCCCAGGGTTTGGGAACACGAAGCGAAGCCCGAAATATAATTATTGAATCCGTGCCTTATCTGCAATCCTTCTGCAATGCCGTGCTGATTCCCCCCACCGATCATTTACTGGAGCTGTTTATCGAGATCTGCCCCTGGCTCCAGCGCTATATTATTCCGAACCTTGTGGATGTACAAGAATTCAGGTATATCCCCGCCGAGGCGCCCGTTGATCCTGTCATCGCCTGGGTAGGGCGGCTGGAATCCAACAAGAACTGGAGCGAGTACCTGAAGATTGCCCACCATATCCGCAAAGCGAAACCTAACCTGCATCTCTGGATGTTCCATGATCCGGCCCTGGCCTCCGATGACCAAAAGGAGGCGTTCAATGCTGAGCTGCATTCCCTTGGCCTGAATGACCGGCTGATTGTGTTCACGAATGTGCCTAACCAGATGATGCCTGTCTATTATTCATCGATTGCCGCTTCAGGAGGCTTCCTGCTGTCCAGCTCTGTCACAGAAGGCTTCGGATATGCCGTAGCTGAGGCTGTCTGCTGCTCCTGTCCTGTACTCAGTACGGATTCCGACGGGGTCAGATCCTTCATTACCCATAATATTACCGGCAAATTCTATCCGCTTGGCAATGTGGAGGCTGCTGTGAACGAAGGACTGGAGCTGATGAATAACATCCCGCTGCGCGAAGCCATCTGCTATCAGGGCCGCCAGCACATGGTTACGCATTTCGGATTCGATCAGTATGCGCATTCCTTCCGCGAGATGATGAATTCCTTCTCTATCTTCTAA
- a CDS encoding glycosyltransferase family 4 protein — protein MRLTFPVLTLSRGGAQRMIAELANALTLIGHEVVILMPSLGVVEYEMKCPIIPVPAPVLREDHFPYGDVIISNYYTTVPVAERASRLGKGLHIRLALCYEPNFLPDNNQSFASYGITRNLLVLSRWQQEVIRINHGIKGRIVPVGVDPDFHNTHFRDNPGKPLIVSAIMRRPEGGFSGHREQEYLIQQLDMVKRLHPEVEIYIMTPPAEYAASRSLQALLSSGRYQLRTPANDDELAYHYNETDIFVSASTNDAGSLPGLEAMRCGAALVTVYSGGNLEYCAHGQNCLMSYRHENRLAADIVTLINDGELRRRLAARGEQDSLKFTWERSVQIFQAELFEMVSRQGM, from the coding sequence TTGAGACTGACCTTTCCGGTTCTGACCTTATCCAGAGGCGGTGCGCAGCGGATGATAGCAGAGCTTGCGAACGCCCTGACTTTAATAGGGCATGAGGTCGTTATTCTTATGCCCAGCTTAGGTGTTGTGGAATATGAGATGAAATGTCCGATTATCCCTGTGCCCGCTCCGGTCCTTAGGGAAGATCATTTCCCTTACGGGGATGTCATTATCTCCAATTATTATACAACCGTTCCGGTTGCCGAACGGGCCAGCCGTCTGGGCAAAGGACTGCATATCCGGCTGGCCTTATGCTATGAGCCGAATTTCCTGCCGGATAATAATCAGTCGTTCGCCTCCTATGGCATTACCCGCAACCTGCTTGTACTGTCGCGCTGGCAGCAGGAGGTCATACGGATCAATCATGGTATTAAAGGGAGAATTGTTCCGGTCGGTGTTGACCCGGATTTCCATAATACGCATTTTCGCGACAATCCAGGCAAGCCGCTGATCGTCTCGGCTATTATGCGGCGCCCAGAAGGCGGATTCTCCGGCCACAGGGAACAGGAATACCTGATTCAACAGCTTGATATGGTCAAGCGGCTTCATCCTGAGGTGGAGATCTATATCATGACTCCCCCTGCTGAATATGCCGCTTCAAGGAGTCTGCAGGCCTTACTTAGCTCCGGGCGCTATCAGCTGCGGACACCCGCCAATGATGATGAACTGGCTTATCATTACAATGAGACGGATATTTTTGTCAGCGCAAGTACCAATGATGCCGGTTCACTGCCGGGGCTGGAAGCGATGCGCTGCGGTGCTGCTCTGGTTACCGTGTATTCAGGGGGGAACCTCGAATACTGTGCACACGGGCAGAACTGCCTGATGTCATACCGTCATGAGAACCGTCTTGCTGCGGATATTGTGACGCTCATTAACGACGGGGAGCTTCGCCGGCGTCTGGCCGCCAGGGGAGAGCAGGATTCCCTGAAGTTTACATGGGAGAGAAGCGTGCAGATTTTCCAGGCTGAGCTGTTTGAGATGGTGTCCAGACAAGGGATGTGA
- a CDS encoding glycosyltransferase, producing the protein MNQKTKVSVVIPFYNCPYVHLAVESVLAQSYTDIELIVVDDGSTLHTEKLDAYRSRIIYVRKTNGGTGSALNKGIEVASGAYFAWLSADDLFHPDKIRRQIEAIRSSGTSFNHTAYYYINEYGQRIQDIVRMPALSRPALIQTMMSGCPVNGSTVLLDMEILSRVGMFNETLLYTQDYDMWLRILPHYEWSYIEEPMLYYRIHNEMGSVLHNEAQNREIAKVQFMHRGELTELLRKERRN; encoded by the coding sequence ATGAATCAGAAGACCAAGGTCTCGGTGGTAATTCCGTTCTATAATTGCCCATACGTACATCTGGCGGTCGAAAGCGTGCTGGCCCAGAGCTATACAGATATTGAACTGATCGTGGTGGATGACGGTTCAACGCTCCATACGGAGAAGCTTGACGCCTATAGAAGCCGGATTATATATGTCCGCAAAACCAACGGAGGGACCGGCTCGGCCCTCAATAAAGGAATCGAGGTGGCAAGCGGAGCTTATTTTGCCTGGTTAAGCGCGGATGATCTGTTTCATCCCGATAAAATCAGACGGCAGATAGAAGCCATCCGCAGCTCAGGAACCTCCTTCAATCATACGGCTTACTACTATATTAATGAGTACGGGCAACGGATTCAGGATATTGTCCGGATGCCGGCCTTGAGCAGGCCGGCCCTCATACAGACCATGATGTCCGGCTGTCCGGTGAACGGCAGTACGGTGCTCTTAGATATGGAGATCCTCTCCAGGGTCGGTATGTTTAATGAGACGCTCCTGTATACACAGGATTATGATATGTGGCTGCGGATTCTGCCTCACTATGAGTGGTCTTATATAGAAGAGCCGATGCTGTATTACCGCATTCATAATGAGATGGGCTCGGTCCTGCACAACGAAGCGCAGAACCGGGAAATTGCCAAGGTGCAGTTCATGCACAGGGGTGAATTGACGGAGCTGCTGAGAAAGGAGAGAAGGAATTGA
- a CDS encoding class I SAM-dependent methyltransferase, translating into MYREIEVKDFLPVLLEQLKFSESILDIGSGTGTLLERYEATVVLGLDIHRPYLLHRKYKAPHIIPVHADAGHIDKLFLPGTFSAVTLIDSLEHFSMSEGMELLRKAELIAANRVVVFTPRGFFPQEGKDHFNLHGEYYQKHWSGWEPEDFLKLGYAVTVLKGFHHAENPSFREAFGENHAPLDALLACKTV; encoded by the coding sequence ATGTACCGGGAAATCGAAGTGAAAGACTTCCTGCCGGTCCTGCTGGAGCAGCTGAAATTCTCCGAAAGTATACTGGATATCGGCAGCGGTACCGGTACGCTGCTGGAGCGGTATGAAGCCACTGTGGTGCTGGGGCTGGATATCCACAGGCCTTATCTGCTGCACCGCAAATACAAGGCCCCCCATATCATTCCGGTTCATGCCGATGCCGGTCATATCGATAAGCTGTTCCTGCCGGGAACCTTCTCTGCGGTTACTCTGATCGATTCGCTGGAGCATTTCTCGATGAGTGAAGGCATGGAGCTGCTGCGTAAGGCGGAGCTCATCGCTGCGAACCGTGTCGTTGTATTTACACCGCGGGGTTTCTTCCCGCAGGAGGGGAAGGACCATTTCAATCTGCATGGAGAGTATTACCAGAAACACTGGAGCGGCTGGGAGCCTGAGGACTTTCTGAAGCTGGGCTACGCTGTAACTGTACTGAAGGGCTTTCACCATGCGGAGAATCCTTCATTCCGGGAAGCTTTCGGTGAGAATCACGCTCCGCTGGACGCCCTGCTCGCCTGCAAGACTGTATAA
- a CDS encoding glycosyltransferase — MKPRVSVVIPFYNCPYIEQALQSAISQSWQPYEIIVVDDGSTMHAERITPYLPYIHYLGKANGGTASALNHGIAHATGDYVVWLSSDDMFYRDKINNQVLFMEQNRLLISYTNFNYINGNSQAMELNAAAVFPNQLEYLRCFLYGNPINGCTVMFKREIFGAIGMFDEALPYTHDYDLWYRAILNGYAPVMLNQSLTAYRRHEGMGTLRHYDVIMAEAAATSARYHAPLSALIASMGG; from the coding sequence ATGAAGCCCAGAGTATCCGTAGTTATTCCTTTTTACAATTGTCCTTATATTGAGCAGGCACTGCAGAGCGCCATATCTCAATCCTGGCAGCCCTATGAGATTATCGTAGTAGATGACGGTTCAACTATGCATGCAGAGCGGATTACCCCTTATCTGCCCTACATTCACTATCTGGGCAAGGCCAACGGCGGCACCGCTTCGGCACTTAACCATGGTATTGCGCATGCCACGGGAGATTATGTAGTCTGGCTCAGCTCGGATGATATGTTCTATCGTGACAAGATCAATAATCAGGTTCTGTTCATGGAACAGAACCGTTTGCTGATCTCGTACACCAACTTCAACTACATTAACGGAAACTCGCAGGCTATGGAGCTGAATGCTGCGGCCGTATTCCCGAACCAGCTTGAATATCTGCGCTGCTTCCTGTACGGCAATCCCATCAACGGCTGTACGGTGATGTTCAAGCGGGAGATCTTCGGTGCCATCGGGATGTTCGATGAAGCCCTTCCGTATACCCATGATTATGATCTGTGGTACCGGGCGATTCTGAACGGTTATGCACCGGTGATGCTGAACCAGTCCTTGACGGCTTACCGCCGGCATGAGGGAATGGGCACGCTTAGACACTACGATGTCATTATGGCTGAAGCAGCAGCAACCAGTGCCCGTTATCACGCTCCGTTAAGTGCCCTGATTGCCTCCATGGGCGGCTAA
- a CDS encoding NAD(P)-dependent oxidoreductase, translating to MSGRRRLLITGASGFTGRHAVAYFAAGGAEVTAVVRRKPEAELFPEGVQQVVCDLGDRRAVAAMIRAVKPDQVLHLAGKNSVPESWRDPLLYMETNVMATLYLLEALRVQPASRILVAGSRLKYRPGAADPPHPYSLSKTLEELVSLAWGRLFAQPVLMAEPSNLIGPGPSTGFCSLLAQHIVRSEAAAVTGSAAPAAFRLSSRHALRDFLDVRDAVRAYGFILDSGETGRIYRIDSGTERELGEIAAKLLTHAAAPVRVDWGPQEEHSRGNPSLSSAVPAKPSFESADTKGTPEESGDYAAISGWKPEIALDRSLADIIRYTRAGKEGELL from the coding sequence ATGAGCGGGCGGCGGCGTCTCCTTATTACCGGAGCTTCCGGCTTTACCGGCAGGCATGCCGTGGCCTATTTTGCCGCCGGAGGAGCGGAGGTGACTGCTGTAGTCCGCCGCAAGCCAGAAGCGGAGTTGTTCCCGGAGGGGGTTCAGCAGGTCGTCTGTGACCTGGGGGACCGTAGGGCTGTAGCGGCAATGATTAGAGCGGTGAAGCCGGATCAGGTGCTGCACCTGGCAGGCAAGAATTCGGTCCCGGAGTCCTGGCGGGACCCGCTGCTCTATATGGAAACCAATGTAATGGCTACTCTATATTTGCTTGAGGCGCTGCGTGTCCAGCCGGCCAGCCGTATTCTGGTGGCCGGCTCCCGGCTTAAGTACAGACCGGGTGCGGCAGACCCGCCTCACCCCTACAGCCTCAGTAAGACGCTGGAAGAGCTGGTATCGCTGGCTTGGGGAAGGTTGTTTGCACAGCCTGTGCTGATGGCGGAGCCCTCGAACCTGATTGGGCCTGGTCCGTCTACCGGCTTCTGTTCCCTGCTGGCACAGCATATTGTGCGCAGTGAAGCAGCCGCCGTAACCGGATCGGCTGCACCTGCTGCCTTTCGGCTCTCCTCACGCCATGCGCTGCGTGATTTTCTGGATGTGCGTGATGCGGTCAGGGCGTATGGCTTCATTCTGGATTCGGGAGAGACCGGCAGGATCTACCGTATCGATTCCGGGACGGAGCGGGAACTGGGAGAGATTGCAGCGAAGCTGCTGACTCATGCTGCGGCTCCGGTAAGGGTGGACTGGGGCCCGCAGGAGGAGCACAGCCGGGGCAATCCTTCCCTGTCATCTGCCGTTCCGGCGAAGCCTTCATTTGAATCTGCTGATACTAAGGGAACGCCTGAAGAATCGGGGGACTATGCTGCTATTTCCGGCTGGAAGCCGGAGATTGCGCTGGACCGTTCACTGGCGGATATTATCCGCTATACAAGAGCCGGTAAGGAAGGAGAGTTGTTATGA
- a CDS encoding SDR family oxidoreductase — protein sequence MKLLILGGNGMAGHMLAEYFRRQGKHHIFHTTRDKKDLGGLYVDADDIAGVEKLVEIVSPHCIINAMGVLNQFAERDRIGAYHVNGFLPHRLRRAADQIHARLIHISSDCVFEGTRGGYTEEDAADGTSVYALTKSLGEVRDPGHLTIRTSIIGPEIRSGGIGLMEWFLAQKGRVTGYECVMWNGVTTLELAKAVDSLLDSDLSGLIHLAHPQPVSKYQLLQMMQTAFHKEDVEIIPQQTPVQDRTLISTRSDVTIELPSYPRMLSELADFMRSSELPT from the coding sequence GTGAAGCTCCTTATTCTCGGCGGAAATGGTATGGCAGGTCATATGCTGGCGGAGTATTTTCGCCGCCAGGGCAAGCACCACATCTTCCATACAACCCGGGATAAGAAGGATCTTGGAGGGTTGTATGTAGACGCCGACGACATCGCCGGTGTAGAAAAGCTGGTTGAAATCGTCTCCCCCCATTGCATTATTAATGCGATGGGGGTACTCAATCAATTCGCCGAACGGGACCGGATTGGCGCGTATCATGTCAACGGATTCCTGCCCCACCGCCTGCGGCGGGCAGCGGACCAGATTCATGCCCGGCTCATCCACATCAGCTCCGACTGCGTGTTCGAAGGAACACGCGGCGGATACACCGAGGAGGATGCCGCGGATGGAACCTCGGTCTACGCCCTTACCAAGAGTCTTGGAGAAGTGCGTGATCCCGGACATCTTACGATCCGCACCTCCATTATCGGGCCTGAGATCCGTTCTGGCGGAATCGGCCTCATGGAATGGTTCCTGGCCCAGAAGGGCCGGGTAACCGGATATGAATGCGTGATGTGGAATGGAGTCACTACCCTGGAGCTGGCCAAAGCCGTTGACTCCTTGCTGGACTCGGATCTCTCCGGGCTGATTCATCTGGCCCACCCGCAGCCCGTAAGCAAATATCAGCTACTGCAGATGATGCAGACGGCATTTCATAAAGAGGATGTTGAGATCATCCCGCAGCAGACGCCAGTTCAAGACCGGACGCTGATCAGTACGAGAAGCGATGTTACGATTGAGCTGCCGTCCTATCCCCGGATGCTTAGCGAGCTTGCCGATTTTATGCGCAGCTCAGAGCTGCCGACATGA
- a CDS encoding polysaccharide biosynthesis protein, with protein MFNNKRILVTGGTGSWGHELIRQLLPQHPKEIIVFSRSESAQVAMSREFEDQRLSFIIGDIRDKDALVAACRGVDYVFHLAALKHVPVCEDQPYEALKTNVVGTQNVIEAAIANNVEKAIYISTDKAANPSNFYGMTKAIGEKLFVYANLIGSGTKFVTVRGGNVLGTNGSVVHLFMKQIKDKGQVKITDMNMTRFFFTLRDAITLLFKASDVSIGGEIFVMTMPTCRIVDLADVLIEASGRTDVSMIETGIRPGEKIHEILMSDFESLTTVVYDEQYLVILPTLDMPELKEHYRHYPHVSFSSFSSENHLMEQAEIKDILIRGGFLQ; from the coding sequence ATGTTCAATAATAAACGGATTCTGGTTACAGGCGGTACCGGTTCCTGGGGGCATGAGCTGATCCGGCAGCTGCTGCCGCAGCATCCCAAAGAAATCATCGTATTCTCCCGCAGTGAGTCTGCACAGGTAGCCATGAGCCGTGAATTTGAAGATCAGCGTCTCAGCTTCATCATCGGTGATATCCGTGACAAGGATGCGCTGGTGGCTGCCTGCCGCGGTGTGGATTATGTCTTCCATCTGGCTGCACTCAAGCACGTGCCTGTCTGCGAAGACCAGCCGTACGAGGCACTCAAGACGAATGTGGTCGGCACACAAAATGTCATTGAAGCGGCGATTGCCAACAATGTGGAGAAGGCGATCTACATCTCTACCGACAAGGCAGCTAATCCGTCGAACTTCTATGGCATGACCAAGGCCATCGGCGAGAAGCTGTTCGTCTATGCCAATCTGATCGGCTCAGGCACCAAGTTTGTTACCGTGCGCGGAGGCAATGTGCTGGGGACGAACGGCAGTGTGGTCCACCTGTTCATGAAGCAGATCAAGGACAAGGGACAGGTAAAGATTACAGACATGAACATGACCCGGTTCTTTTTCACCCTGCGCGATGCCATTACCCTGCTGTTCAAGGCTTCCGATGTCAGTATCGGCGGCGAAATCTTCGTCATGACCATGCCGACCTGCCGGATCGTGGATTTGGCCGATGTGCTGATCGAAGCTTCCGGGCGGACGGATGTCAGTATGATTGAGACCGGCATCCGCCCGGGTGAGAAAATCCATGAGATCCTGATGAGCGATTTCGAGAGCCTGACTACGGTGGTCTACGATGAGCAGTACCTGGTTATTCTGCCTACGCTCGATATGCCGGAGCTGAAGGAGCATTACCGTCATTACCCCCATGTGTCCTTCAGCAGCTTCAGCTCGGAGAATCATCTGATGGAGCAGGCTGAAATCAAGGATATTCTGATCCGGGGAGGGTTCCTCCAGTGA